A stretch of DNA from Peptostreptococcaceae bacterium:
TAGAAATTGATTTGGTCGAAGTTCCCGCTTCCGTCAAACGGCTTTTTCCCGACGCCCGTTACACTTTCTATCTCGACAATAATCGGGCTCGCCTCAAATATATCCCCTGTCATAGCGTTATATTGCATCTGGCTTTTTGAGGCCGGATAGTTGTCCGAAATCTTCTTGGTGTTCCAGCTCTTTGAAACAGTAAAATTCGTATAATCATCAAGGCAATCAGCTTTCGAAACGAAATTGCCAGATATGGGATCTACAATCACGAATCCGACCGAAAATGTCTTGCCGGGATAGGCCTCTTTCAAATGAGCTGAAAACTGCCCTCTTACAACAATAAGAAATGCAACTCCCGCAATTATCATTGCGGCCAGGACCACCGCTGCAACCTTTAAAGTCTTTTTCATTATACTTACTCCCTTTATGTTCTTCAAATGAAACAATATCAAAAAAGGACTCCAAAATGTCTGTCCCTTTTTAGTCCTTTTTTGAATCGGTCATGTTTCTTACATACTTAAGTGTCGTATTGGCTTTAGTCCTCACTGAACGAATTTCGAATTTCTTCAGAGAAGACACAAAAGGTGTAAGCTTTGTGAACCCGTAGTTCCTAGTGTCAAAATCTGTGTAGCGTTTATTCAGCACGCTGCCTATCTCCGCCATGTAGGCCCATCCATCCTCGTCGGATATCTCGTTTATTATGGTCCTAATTGTTTCCACCAATTGGTCCTTGCTTGTCATTCCATTTTTAATTTCGTCCTGCTCGGGTTTCTTCTTGTTTGTATCCTCTTCCGAATTCTGAGCCATAGATGCTAAAACTTCCAGATATTTGAATTTTTCACAGGCGGCTATGAATGGCTTCGGTGTCTTTTTCTCGCCCATTCCTATAACCTGCATGCCCGCCTCCCTAAGCCTCATCGCAAGCTTCGTGAAATCGCTGTCGCTCGAGACGATGCAAAACCCGTCGACATTGCCGGAATATAGTATGTCCATTGCGTCAATTATCAGTGCGGCGTCTGTCGAATTTTTTCCCGTCGTATAGCCATACTGTTGAATTGGATTTATTGAATGCTTGAGTAGAATATTCTTCCAACCCCCAAGTTGCGGTTTTGTCCAGTCCCCGTAGATTCTCTTGTATGTAGGTGTCCCTTGGTTTGAAATCTCGTCAATTATAAATTTAATGTATTTGTCCGAAACATTGTCTGCATCAATCAATATTGCTATCTTCTTGTCCTTCTGCATATTGCCACCCCTTCGCTTATTCTATAGAAAAACCCGTCTGTGCTGTTCATTCTCCCTTGCTTACAGCAGACTAATCAGACATCTGAATCCGTCCGAATCCGCAACTGCTCAGTATATCTTCTTTCATATGATAGTAAAGAATGATTTCATTATTAATCTTTATACATCTCTATATTACCAAATTTTTCAATGGCAATGTAAAAACCATTTGTTAATTTTGAATTTTCTATTCAAAATCACGCACTTTTCAAGCACGCTGCACCACAAAATCCCTGCAGCGTGAAAGCCTGATTTGTTTATATTCTTTTAAAATTGAACCTCTCACGACTAAAGTCGCGAGATTCTTAGGAACAGAGCTTACTTGATACCAAAATGTTTCTTTAGTGTCAGCGGTTTCTCTTATTAACTAAGCTATCCCCGTCGTCCCGACGGTTCTATTAGAGGCTTATGCTGATAACAACCTAAGACCCTCTCTGCGTATAATAAATCTTTCTTCTACTTTTCAATCTTCAAATTGCAACCATCTATTGTGCCACTTTCAATCCGCTCTTGAAACCGTCCCCGGTGATTTATCATAGCCCAAATATATCGGATATGTCTTCGGTTGCAATCTCCCTCTTACTTTTCCTTCCCGCATTTTTCAGCATGCTTTCCAATTTTCGCTCCATCGATTTTCTGATTAAATCCTGCCAGTCTAAATCTCTAAGCGTGAAAAAAAGCATAGGATTATTATCCAATCTTGCGCCTATTCCATATAGTACCGCCGCTACATGTTTGCACATATTGGCCCAGTCCGGACAGCTGCAGTCAAAATGAATTTCTTTTGGAGACGGAAACATTCCATACTTTTTATCGGTGAATAAAACATCCAATTCCTTTGGAAATTCCCCAGTAATCAATTGTTCCAAGGAATCGATTCTATGATTGCACAGCTCCGTGACCTGCTCCCACTTTTCGTTGCTTAAGGCATCAATTACAATCTCTACATCGTAGGGTTTTGCCCTGCTTCCCTTAACTTTTCCCGTTACTTTTCCTTTAGATATCTTCAAATCCAAGACTGCATTATTGCGAACATAGCTTTTGCCTCTTGCAATTCTATTGCTATAGTCCGCATAACTTTCCAAATTTAAGTTCCATGCCTTTCCCCACCAGTTTTTTGCCAATGCCCTTCCTTCAATAATCACGGGTTCGATTTCCGGATTTTTCTTTTTTAATTTTTCTAAAGCCTTATTCGCTTTTGCTTTTTTCGCCGCTGCCGATTCATACTTTGGGAATCCATAAGAACCCATTATTCATCACCCCTTAGCGAAAATATTTCCATCAGTTCTTCATTATTGTACTCTGTTATCCATTTTTCACCGTTGGCGCTTAGAATGTCTCC
This window harbors:
- a CDS encoding NYN domain-containing protein, with product MQKDKKIAILIDADNVSDKYIKFIIDEISNQGTPTYKRIYGDWTKPQLGGWKNILLKHSINPIQQYGYTTGKNSTDAALIIDAMDILYSGNVDGFCIVSSDSDFTKLAMRLREAGMQVIGMGEKKTPKPFIAACEKFKYLEVLASMAQNSEEDTNKKKPEQDEIKNGMTSKDQLVETIRTIINEISDEDGWAYMAEIGSVLNKRYTDFDTRNYGFTKLTPFVSSLKKFEIRSVRTKANTTLKYVRNMTDSKKD
- a CDS encoding SWIM zinc finger family protein, with protein sequence MGSYGFPKYESAAAKKAKANKALEKLKKKNPEIEPVIIEGRALAKNWWGKAWNLNLESYADYSNRIARGKSYVRNNAVLDLKISKGKVTGKVKGSRAKPYDVEIVIDALSNEKWEQVTELCNHRIDSLEQLITGEFPKELDVLFTDKKYGMFPSPKEIHFDCSCPDWANMCKHVAAVLYGIGARLDNNPMLFFTLRDLDWQDLIRKSMERKLESMLKNAGRKSKREIATEDISDIFGL